The following proteins are co-located in the Trichormus variabilis 0441 genome:
- the lepB gene encoding signal peptidase I: MNPQESDTKQASTPSKAWRGWQENLTLIAIALCLALLIRTFIAEPRYIPSESMVPTLYEGDRLVVEKVSYNFQQPTTGDIVVFQPPAELQRRGYPKDQAFIKRVIATPGEIISVNNGKVYLNGKALPEDYIAEPPNQPFPPVKVPDNQFFVMGDNRNNSNDSRYWGFLPKENIIGRAVFRFWPLDRLGII; this comes from the coding sequence ATGAATCCTCAGGAAAGTGATACGAAACAAGCCTCTACACCATCGAAAGCATGGCGAGGTTGGCAAGAAAATTTAACGCTGATAGCGATCGCTTTATGTTTAGCCCTATTAATTCGGACATTCATCGCCGAACCCCGCTACATACCTTCAGAATCAATGGTTCCTACTTTATATGAAGGCGATCGCCTAGTAGTGGAAAAAGTCTCTTACAATTTTCAACAACCAACAACTGGGGATATTGTCGTTTTTCAGCCACCCGCAGAACTACAACGCCGGGGATACCCCAAAGATCAAGCTTTTATCAAACGTGTGATTGCTACACCAGGAGAAATCATCAGCGTTAACAATGGCAAGGTCTACTTAAATGGCAAAGCATTACCAGAAGACTACATTGCAGAACCACCTAATCAACCATTTCCACCAGTCAAAGTCCCAGATAACCAGTTCTTCGTTATGGGAGACAACCGCAACAACAGTAATGACTCCCGCTACTGGGGCTTTTTACCCAAGGAGAATATTATTGGTAGGGCAGTATTTCGCTTTTGGCCCCTGGATCGTTTAGGAATAATTTAA
- a CDS encoding glucokinase: MTLLLAGDIGGTKTILRLVEVSNSSELHNIYEESYQSGDFPDLVPMVQQFLVKANIPSHPEKACFAIAGPVVNNTAKLTNLVWFLDTERLAQELSIPFISLINDFAAVGYGIFGLSKQDLFTLQAGKHQTEAPIAIIGAGTGLGQGFLIKQGNQYQVFPSEGGHADFAPRNELEFQLLKYLLDKHDIQRVSVERVVSGQGVVAIYQFLRDRKLAIESPEIAQVVRTWEQQAGQAEKTVDPGAAIGKAAVQGSDRLSEQTLQLFIDAYGAEAGNLALKLLPYGGLYIAGGIAPKVLPLIENSNFLLNFSQKGRMRPLLEEIPVHIILNPQVGLIGAALCAARL, from the coding sequence ATGACCTTATTGTTAGCAGGAGATATCGGCGGGACGAAAACTATTTTGCGATTGGTAGAAGTATCAAATTCGTCGGAACTGCACAATATTTATGAGGAAAGTTACCAGAGTGGGGATTTTCCCGATTTAGTGCCGATGGTGCAGCAATTTTTAGTCAAGGCTAATATACCTAGTCATCCCGAAAAGGCTTGCTTTGCGATCGCCGGCCCAGTGGTGAATAATACTGCCAAGCTGACCAACTTAGTCTGGTTTTTGGATACTGAACGGCTAGCACAAGAATTAAGTATCCCCTTCATTTCCCTCATTAATGATTTTGCTGCTGTTGGCTATGGGATTTTTGGGTTAAGTAAACAAGATTTGTTCACCTTACAAGCTGGTAAACATCAAACTGAAGCGCCTATTGCTATTATTGGTGCTGGTACTGGATTAGGACAAGGATTTTTAATTAAACAGGGAAACCAGTATCAAGTTTTCCCATCGGAAGGTGGACACGCTGACTTTGCCCCCCGCAACGAGTTAGAGTTTCAGTTATTGAAATATCTGCTGGATAAACATGATATCCAGCGTGTTTCTGTGGAACGGGTGGTTTCTGGACAGGGGGTTGTCGCCATTTATCAATTTTTACGCGACCGCAAATTAGCGATAGAATCCCCAGAAATTGCCCAAGTTGTCCGCACTTGGGAACAACAAGCAGGACAGGCTGAAAAAACCGTTGATCCTGGTGCAGCTATTGGTAAAGCCGCAGTCCAAGGAAGCGATCGCCTTTCCGAACAAACCCTACAATTATTTATTGATGCCTATGGCGCAGAAGCGGGAAATCTTGCCCTCAAACTCCTACCATACGGCGGTTTGTACATTGCGGGTGGGATTGCGCCTAAAGTCTTGCCATTGATTGAAAATAGCAATTTCTTGCTTAATTTCAGCCAAAAAGGCAGAATGCGTCCTCTGCTAGAAGAAATACCCGTGCATATCATTCTTAACCCACAAGTGGGACTCATAGGTGCTGCTTTGTGTGCTGCTAGGTTATAA
- a CDS encoding histidine phosphatase family protein: protein MSQIVWIARHANRLDFVNPDWFLTAERRYDPPLSDDGMVQAKQLAQRLREEKITHIFASPFLRTVQTANAVAEVLDLPINLETGLSEWLNPAWMTEEPEKLSTPALAELFPRIDLGYTARIAANYPETHEEVRARSGQTARCLVTECFPDNILLVAHGASVLGAAMGLVGEIAKTEVKASLCSLVKVVRYGPDWLLELKGDTSHLTQVEEVIRFA, encoded by the coding sequence ATGAGTCAAATAGTCTGGATCGCAAGACACGCCAACCGCCTCGACTTTGTTAACCCCGACTGGTTTCTCACCGCAGAAAGACGTTATGATCCACCCTTGTCTGATGATGGGATGGTACAAGCTAAACAGCTTGCTCAACGTTTACGAGAGGAAAAGATCACTCATATTTTTGCTTCTCCTTTTCTGCGAACAGTACAAACAGCTAACGCCGTAGCAGAGGTTTTGGATTTGCCCATAAATCTAGAAACGGGTTTGAGTGAATGGCTTAATCCTGCTTGGATGACTGAAGAACCAGAAAAACTATCAACTCCAGCCTTAGCAGAATTATTTCCCCGAATTGATCTCGGTTACACAGCACGCATTGCAGCCAACTATCCCGAAACCCATGAAGAAGTCAGGGCGCGTTCGGGACAAACAGCCCGATGTTTAGTAACTGAATGTTTTCCAGATAATATTTTGTTGGTAGCACATGGGGCTTCTGTGCTGGGGGCGGCTATGGGGCTAGTAGGAGAAATTGCCAAAACTGAAGTTAAAGCTTCCTTATGTTCCTTAGTCAAAGTTGTGCGTTATGGCCCGGATTGGTTGCTAGAACTAAAAGGAGACACTTCTCATTTGACTCAGGTAGAAGAAGTTATCCGATTTGCATAA
- a CDS encoding succinate dehydrogenase/fumarate reductase flavoprotein subunit, whose protein sequence is MLEHDVIIVGGGLAGCRAAVEIARTDPSLNVAVVAKTHPIRSHSVAAQGGMAASLKNVDSSDTWEAHAFDTVKGSDYLADQDAVAILTQEAPDVVIDLEHMGVLFSRLPDGRIAQRAFGGHSHDRTCYAADKTGHAILHELVNNLRRYGVHIYQEWYVMRLILEENEAKGLVMYSLLDGHIEVVRAKAVMFATGGYGRVYNTTSNDYASTGDGLAMSAIAGLPLEDMEFVQFHPTGLYPVGVLISEAVRGEGAYLINSEGDRFMATYAPSRMELAPRDITSRAIAYEIRAGRGVNLDGSPGGPFVYLDLRHMGKEKIMSRVPFCWEEAHRLVGVDAVTQPMPVRPTIHYCMGGIPVNTDGRVRSSGDGLVEGFFAAGETSCVSVHGANRLGSNSLLECVVYGKRTGAAIAQYVQNRKLPAIDEQRYVKQAQQEIQALLEQPGEYRINQVRQAFQDAMTDYCGVFRTQDLMSQGWQKITEIQQKYSQIYLDDKGSCWNTELVEALELRSLMIVGQMILASALNRQESRGAHFREDYPQRDDTKFLQHTMAYYSPAGIDIQYRPVTITMFQPQERKY, encoded by the coding sequence ATGCTAGAGCATGATGTGATTATTGTCGGGGGTGGGCTGGCGGGATGTCGGGCGGCTGTGGAAATTGCCCGTACTGACCCTAGTTTAAATGTGGCGGTGGTTGCCAAAACTCACCCCATTCGTTCCCACTCTGTTGCAGCTCAAGGTGGTATGGCTGCATCACTGAAGAATGTCGATTCTTCTGATACTTGGGAAGCTCACGCTTTTGATACTGTCAAAGGTTCTGATTATTTAGCAGACCAAGATGCTGTGGCAATTCTGACTCAGGAAGCCCCAGATGTAGTGATAGACCTGGAACATATGGGGGTTTTGTTCTCACGTCTCCCTGATGGCCGCATTGCTCAACGGGCTTTTGGTGGACACTCCCACGATCGCACCTGTTACGCAGCTGATAAGACTGGTCACGCTATTCTACATGAGTTGGTAAATAATTTGCGGCGTTATGGTGTGCATATTTATCAAGAGTGGTACGTGATGCGCCTGATTTTAGAAGAAAATGAGGCGAAGGGTTTAGTCATGTACAGCCTGTTAGACGGGCATATTGAGGTTGTCCGGGCTAAGGCGGTGATGTTTGCCACCGGGGGTTATGGTCGCGTTTATAACACTACTTCTAACGATTATGCCTCTACTGGTGATGGCTTGGCGATGAGTGCGATCGCTGGGTTACCTCTGGAAGACATGGAGTTTGTCCAATTCCATCCCACGGGTTTGTATCCAGTTGGTGTCTTGATTTCCGAGGCTGTGCGGGGAGAAGGGGCGTATTTAATTAATAGTGAAGGCGATCGCTTTATGGCGACTTATGCACCCAGTCGTATGGAACTAGCACCCCGCGATATTACCTCACGGGCGATCGCTTATGAAATTCGGGCTGGACGTGGTGTCAATTTGGATGGCAGCCCTGGTGGCCCCTTTGTCTATCTGGATTTACGCCACATGGGCAAGGAAAAAATTATGAGTCGCGTCCCCTTCTGTTGGGAAGAAGCCCACCGCCTAGTCGGTGTGGATGCAGTCACTCAACCAATGCCAGTCCGGCCGACAATTCACTATTGTATGGGTGGTATCCCTGTAAATACCGATGGTAGAGTCCGCAGCAGTGGCGATGGCCTGGTTGAAGGGTTTTTTGCGGCTGGTGAAACATCTTGTGTATCTGTCCACGGGGCAAATCGTCTCGGTAGTAATTCTTTATTAGAATGTGTAGTTTATGGTAAACGAACTGGGGCGGCGATCGCTCAATATGTACAGAACCGTAAATTACCTGCCATAGATGAACAACGTTACGTCAAACAAGCCCAGCAAGAAATTCAAGCTTTACTGGAACAGCCAGGAGAGTATCGAATCAATCAAGTCCGTCAAGCTTTTCAAGACGCAATGACAGATTACTGTGGCGTTTTCCGCACTCAAGATTTAATGAGTCAAGGTTGGCAAAAAATCACAGAAATACAACAAAAATACAGTCAAATATACTTAGATGATAAAGGCAGTTGTTGGAATACTGAACTAGTAGAAGCTTTAGAGTTGCGGAGTTTAATGATAGTCGGACAGATGATTTTAGCCTCAGCTTTAAATCGTCAAGAAAGTCGTGGCGCACACTTCCGCGAAGATTACCCACAGCGAGATGATACCAAGTTCCTGCAACACACAATGGCTTACTATTCACCTGCGGGGATTGACATTCAATATCGCCCAGTGACAATTACCATGTTTCAGCCACAGGAGAGGAAGTATTAG
- the nifV gene encoding homocitrate synthase, translating into MNKVLINDTTLRDGEQAAGVAFSVEEKIAIAKFLDAIGVDEIEVGIPAMGKAEQEAIANIVKLNLSANLLGWNRAVISDIQASIACGLQRVHISIPVSAIQIAAKFHGQWQVVLQKLHDSISFAVDQGLFVSIGGEDSSRAEESFLLDVVLAAQEWGASRFRFCDTVGILDPFTTHAKIKQLVASLTIPVEMHTHNDFGLATANALAGIKAGALSVNTTVNGLGERAGNAALEEVVMALKHLYHHDLGIDTRRLLEISQLVVSASGHPVPPWKAIVGENTFAHESGIHAHGVLQNPQTYEPFAPEEVGRERRLVVGKHSGRHLLSSILQQHDIILNHEETQSVLDAVRQESVEKKRSLTPQELLHLVQTKQHFRAC; encoded by the coding sequence ATGAATAAAGTTCTAATTAATGACACTACACTACGCGATGGAGAGCAAGCGGCGGGTGTTGCTTTTAGCGTAGAGGAAAAAATCGCGATCGCCAAATTTCTGGATGCGATCGGTGTGGATGAAATCGAAGTGGGAATACCCGCAATGGGTAAAGCAGAACAAGAGGCGATCGCTAATATTGTGAAGTTGAATTTGTCCGCCAATCTACTTGGTTGGAACCGCGCCGTGATTTCTGATATTCAGGCTTCCATCGCTTGTGGTTTACAGCGAGTACATATCTCTATTCCCGTTTCTGCAATCCAAATCGCCGCCAAATTTCACGGACAATGGCAAGTAGTTTTACAAAAACTCCACGACAGTATTAGCTTTGCTGTTGACCAAGGTTTATTTGTATCCATCGGTGGTGAAGACTCATCAAGAGCCGAAGAAAGCTTCCTCCTTGATGTAGTACTGGCTGCTCAAGAATGGGGTGCCTCACGGTTTCGCTTTTGTGACACAGTAGGTATTCTTGACCCATTTACTACCCACGCCAAAATAAAACAATTGGTGGCATCTTTGACAATACCTGTAGAAATGCACACCCACAATGATTTTGGTTTGGCAACAGCTAACGCTCTCGCAGGTATCAAAGCAGGCGCTTTATCGGTAAATACTACTGTGAATGGATTGGGTGAACGAGCTGGGAATGCTGCTTTAGAAGAGGTGGTTATGGCTCTCAAGCACTTGTATCACCATGATTTAGGAATTGATACGCGGCGTTTACTGGAAATATCTCAACTCGTAGTATCAGCATCAGGTCATCCTGTACCACCTTGGAAAGCAATTGTTGGTGAAAATACTTTTGCTCACGAATCCGGGATTCATGCTCATGGTGTACTGCAAAATCCCCAGACCTACGAACCATTTGCACCAGAAGAAGTAGGGAGAGAGCGCCGTTTAGTTGTGGGTAAACATTCTGGTAGACATTTACTGTCCAGTATTTTGCAGCAACACGACATTATTCTCAATCACGAAGAAACCCAATCTGTCTTAGATGCAGTTAGACAAGAATCAGTAGAAAAAAAACGCAGCCTCACACCTCAAGAACTTTTACATTTAGTGCAGACAAAACAACATTTTCGTGCCTGTTGA
- a CDS encoding DNA polymerase → MNKPIVWIHGDCLSPLNPALQEYPDAPAIWVWDDALIEEWQLSLKRITFIYECLLELPVEIRRGNVAQEIIGFAKEHHADLVATANSPSPRFDNICDEIERSLKLEVWEVEPFFDYDGYIDLKRFSRYWKVAEKYVFE, encoded by the coding sequence ATGAATAAACCAATTGTGTGGATACATGGTGATTGTCTCAGTCCCCTCAACCCAGCCTTACAAGAATACCCGGATGCCCCGGCTATTTGGGTTTGGGACGATGCTTTAATAGAAGAATGGCAATTAAGCCTAAAACGCATCACTTTTATTTATGAATGCTTGCTAGAGTTACCTGTGGAAATTCGCCGTGGTAATGTGGCACAAGAAATTATAGGTTTTGCCAAAGAACATCATGCTGATTTAGTAGCGACAGCCAATAGTCCCAGCCCCAGATTCGATAATATCTGTGATGAAATAGAGCGTTCTTTAAAATTAGAGGTTTGGGAAGTAGAACCGTTTTTTGACTACGACGGTTACATAGATTTAAAGCGATTCTCTCGCTATTGGAAAGTAGCAGAAAAGTATGTATTTGAATAG
- a CDS encoding FAD-binding domain-containing protein, whose protein sequence is MLREFASRDELIAYLREQFPQATERSDNISDTKGGRQAAQKALQKVNPATYAKTRNFLTGDVTRLSPYIRYGVLSLREIRDYVLDNVKHSDDATKLINELGWRDYWQRLYVKLGNGIWEDQEEYKTGYTPAEYASDLATDIKEGKTGLVCIDSFSRELRETGYLHNHMRMWLAAYIVHWRRIRWQEGAKWFLEHLLDGDPASNNMSWQWVASTFSQKPYFFNRENLERYTKSIYCQKCPLYGHCNFEGSYEELEQQLFPKGKFTRQPNSQSWQRGKKK, encoded by the coding sequence ATGTTACGTGAATTTGCTAGTCGAGACGAATTAATAGCTTACCTGCGTGAACAATTTCCCCAAGCCACAGAAAGAAGTGATAATATTAGTGATACCAAGGGTGGAAGGCAAGCCGCCCAGAAAGCTCTACAAAAAGTTAACCCTGCTACCTACGCAAAAACACGTAACTTTTTGACTGGTGATGTAACCAGACTCTCACCCTACATCCGCTATGGAGTTTTGAGCCTGAGAGAAATACGAGATTATGTATTAGATAACGTCAAACACTCTGATGATGCTACAAAACTCATTAATGAATTAGGTTGGCGCGATTATTGGCAGCGATTGTATGTCAAGCTAGGCAATGGTATCTGGGAAGACCAGGAAGAATATAAGACTGGTTACACTCCCGCAGAATACGCATCTGATTTAGCTACGGATATCAAAGAAGGCAAAACAGGATTAGTTTGTATCGACAGCTTCAGCCGCGAATTACGGGAAACTGGCTACTTACACAACCATATGAGAATGTGGCTAGCTGCCTACATCGTCCATTGGCGGCGTATTCGCTGGCAAGAGGGAGCCAAATGGTTCCTAGAACACCTCTTAGATGGTGATCCTGCTAGTAATAATATGTCCTGGCAATGGGTAGCCAGCACCTTTAGTCAAAAACCATATTTTTTCAACCGCGAGAACCTAGAACGCTATACCAAAAGTATTTATTGTCAAAAATGCCCTTTATATGGTCATTGCAATTTTGAAGGTAGCTACGAAGAATTAGAACAGCAACTTTTTCCCAAAGGAAAATTTACCAGACAACCCAACAGTCAAAGTTGGCAACGTGGGAAGAAAAAGTAG
- a CDS encoding NAD(P)/FAD-dependent oxidoreductase produces MMRNRRVVIVGAGFGGLQAAQSLANSGADVLLIDRHNYHTFVPLLYQVATGQIEPEYIAYPIRTILRRFSFNYRRQHQKPQVQFLMAEVEQIDFSGQIVKTAKGAIDYDFLVLATGSRTQFWGVSGAEEYAFPMRSLEEAVALRNHIFSCFEQAIQESDAAKRRQLLTFTIVGGGATGVEMAGALVEMLRGCLRRDYPTIGFGEVKIILVQSGDRLLVEFPKKLGNYTYKKLHQLGVEVYLQTRVSQLTQGFVHLENAEIIPSASVIWTAGLEANLPGVLEELPVAHKGKIVVHPTLQALEHPNVYAIGDLAYVEKNGKSLSGVAPEALQQGVAVARNIQQQIRGKSPKPFNYFNKGRLAIIGCYSGVGKIGAFAFTGFLAWLMWLGVHLVYLPGYRSRLLVLLTWVHTYLGSDRHVRVILSSKTMSVQHRLADLPYLQESR; encoded by the coding sequence ATGATGAGGAATCGCCGCGTTGTTATTGTTGGTGCTGGATTTGGTGGTTTACAAGCTGCCCAATCTTTAGCTAATTCTGGTGCAGATGTATTACTAATCGATCGCCATAATTATCATACTTTTGTTCCGTTACTTTATCAGGTAGCCACCGGGCAAATAGAACCAGAATATATTGCTTACCCCATCCGGACGATTTTGCGTCGTTTCTCTTTTAACTATAGAAGGCAACATCAAAAGCCTCAAGTTCAGTTTCTCATGGCTGAGGTTGAGCAGATTGATTTTTCTGGGCAGATTGTCAAAACAGCTAAGGGTGCAATTGATTATGACTTTTTGGTGCTGGCGACTGGTAGTCGGACTCAGTTTTGGGGAGTTAGCGGCGCTGAAGAATACGCTTTTCCCATGAGAAGTTTAGAAGAAGCTGTTGCCCTACGCAATCATATTTTTTCCTGTTTTGAACAAGCTATTCAAGAATCTGATGCAGCAAAACGGCGACAATTACTAACTTTTACCATTGTAGGTGGTGGTGCAACTGGGGTGGAGATGGCCGGTGCTTTGGTAGAGATGCTGCGCGGCTGCTTGCGTCGGGATTATCCCACCATAGGTTTTGGGGAAGTGAAAATAATTCTAGTGCAATCGGGCGATCGCTTATTAGTGGAATTTCCCAAAAAGTTAGGAAACTACACTTACAAAAAATTGCATCAGCTAGGAGTTGAAGTTTATCTGCAAACGAGAGTCAGCCAACTTACACAAGGATTTGTCCACCTAGAAAACGCGGAAATTATTCCCTCCGCCAGCGTGATTTGGACTGCGGGTTTAGAAGCCAACCTCCCTGGAGTCTTAGAGGAGTTACCTGTGGCGCATAAGGGCAAAATTGTAGTTCATCCCACTTTACAAGCGTTGGAACATCCCAATGTATATGCAATTGGGGATTTGGCTTATGTGGAAAAGAACGGTAAGTCATTATCTGGAGTTGCACCGGAGGCGCTTCAGCAAGGTGTGGCGGTAGCACGCAATATTCAGCAGCAAATACGAGGAAAATCACCAAAGCCTTTTAACTATTTCAATAAAGGTAGATTGGCAATTATTGGCTGTTATTCGGGTGTGGGGAAAATTGGTGCGTTTGCTTTTACAGGTTTCTTGGCTTGGTTGATGTGGCTGGGAGTTCATCTAGTTTATCTTCCCGGCTACCGCAGTCGTTTGCTAGTGTTACTCACTTGGGTACATACTTATTTAGGGAGCGATCGCCACGTTCGTGTAATTTTGTCTAGTAAGACCATGAGTGTGCAGCATCGTCTAGCAGATTTGCCTTACCTCCAAGAATCTCGTTAA